One Candidatus Brocadiaceae bacterium genomic window, CAGACCAGGATGATCCCGTGCGGGTGGTTGAGCAACCGGCGGTAGGGCGTCACAGTCTCCGGCTCGAACCCCAGGTCGTCAAGTCCGAGCAGGAACGACGACTTGTCGAGCAGCCGCAGGACGATGCACTCGCCATGGATGGTCGGGATCGTGGCCACCCGCACGTCCACCTCGTGCCCCGCCACGTTCAGCTCGATGTGCCCGTCCTGCGGGACGAAACGTTCGGCGATGTTCATGTCGGCCATGATCTTCACGCGCGAGACGATGGCCGGGTGCAGGTGCTTGGGCGGCGACGGCATCTCGTGCAGAACGCCGTCGATCCGGTAACGAACCTTCAGTTCGGCCTCGAAGGGCTCCACGTGGATGTCGCTGGCGCGGTCGCGGACGGCACGGACGATCAGCAGGTTGACCAGGTTGACCACGGTCGGCTCGCTGGCCATCTCTCGGAGCTGGCCCACCTCCAGGTGGTTCTGGTCCGGGCGCTCGGCGTCGACGGCGAAGTGCTCGAGCATGCGCTCGACGGCCTGCCCGTGGAACACCTGCATCGCCGCGTCCATGTCCGCCGCCGTGCAGACGGCCCGGTCCACCGTCTTCCCGGTCAGCGTCCGGATGCAGTCGACCGTGTCGAAGTCCAGGGGGTCCTCCATGGCCAGCAGCAAACGCCCGTCGGTGACGGCCAGGGGCATGGCGCGCGCACGCTGCAGCAGGTCGGCGGGCAGTCGCTTGCCGGCCTCGGGGTCGATCTGCGTCTCGCCCAGATCGACGAACCGCACCCCGAGAGCGGCGGCAAGCGCCCGAAGGCCCTCCGCCTCGTCGCGCCACCCGTGGGCCGCCATGCAGCGTCCGAGGCTCTCGCCCGTGGCACGCCGCCGCGCCAGGACGTCGGCCAGCACCTGCCTGTCGAGCGCCCTTGCAGGGGTCTCGTTGCCCTCCGAAATGCCCTCCGACCTCATGCGCCCGATCCCTCCGCCCCCCGAAACGCGGCACTGCCCATGAAGACGTTCAGGAACCCGCGTCGGTTCCCGGAAATCGGCGAGCTTCACGAAATCTGCCCGGCTACATCATAACCGCATTGACGCCCGTAGTCCGAGAACGTGCCGCCATAGTGTGATCCGCAGGAGACGCCCCGACCATAAGCGCCGATCACGCTCCCGCATCGGGCCCTCCGGTCCGGCCCGCAGGAGTATGCGGCGGCAATGTCACCGTTTTGTTACGGACCGGGCGTCTGGGAGCATATACCCCGGGATGGCAGAGGCTATTCGGAAGGGCGCCAGAAATGGGCCTCCGTCAGGTCCAGGCGGTCCAGTTCGGCCGCGATCCGGTGCAGGCGATCGTCGTAGCCCGGGTGATGGGAGTCCGAGGCCAGGGAGAAGGTGACGCCCAGCTCCTTCATGCAGGCAAGGTACTCCAGATACTGCTCCTTGAAGCGTTCGGGGTAGGCGGGGTTGGTGAAGATGGCGCCGGCATTGATCTCGATCGCCGTTCCGTTCTCCCTGGCGGCGGCGGCCAGTTCCTCGTGCATCGACGGCGGGATCACGGAGAAATCATCGAACCACGGGAGCGTGCGGTACATGCCGTCGGCGTCCCGCCATGCGCCCTGCCACCACCAGGGATGCGCCACGATGTCGACTTCGGGATGGCGGGCCAGGTGGACGCTCTGCCGGTGGTATTCGCGGATGACGGACTCGCGGTCCAGCGGCACGCCGAGCGTCCAGTGAGCGCCGCCGATGACGTACGCGGGCCGCACTTCGGCCAGAAGCGCCTCCGGCAGGTAGACTGTGAGTTCGCCCCCCGCCGGCCCGCCCTTCTGCTGCCCCCAGATGCCGGCCGCCGCACCGAGCCGCCGCGCCTCCTCGACGTCGTACCGGCGCAGGCAGGTCGCCTCGATGCCGAACAGGAAGCCGTCCTTCTCCGGCAGTGCGTCGTACTCGGCCCGTGCAGCGCGCACGGCGGCCTCCGTGGGCGGCCCGTTCAGATGGTCGGTCACGCCCAGGCAGGTGATACCGGCCGCCCTCGCCTCGCACAGGATCCTCGCCAGCGTGGCCTCCGGATTCCCGCAGGGCGAATGCCGCGAGTGAATGTGCCAGTCCATGTCGATCTGCATCGCGCCTCCCTCCGCCTCCGCGTCGACGCCCTCCTCGCCCGCGGCAGGCCATTCCGGCCCGCTCCGCAACGGCCCCGGCGAACATACCGAGGTGGCACCGCCGGGTCAAGCGTCTACCCCCAATGGGTAGGCACGGCCCCGCCGAAATCTTGCCAATCCCGCCTGCCCACGGTATCATCCGGTCGCGCGGGGCGTCCGGACGAACGACAGCAGCCGAGACGGCATGGTCTACACCGAACACAAGGATGCAGGCGGCTTCCTGGCCGTCGCGCATGAGGCGCTGGAGGAGCAGGAGAGCGCCAACGGGCTGATGCTCGGCGTCTGCAAACGGCTGGCGGAGGCGCCCGACGCGCACGACACTCCCCCCTACCTCGCGACGGTCGAGGCGGCCGGCCGGCTCTGCGTCGCCGCCGTCATGACGCCGCCGTACAATGTGCAGGTGTTCCAGCCTGACGGCGCCGATGCGGGCGGCCTCGGGCCGGTTGCCGACGCACTGCAGCGCGGCGGGTGGTCCGTGCCGGGCGTGATCGGCACGACGAACACGGCGGAGGCGTTCGCCGCCCTCTGGGCGGGGCGGACCGGCGCCGCGCTCCGCACCACGATGCGCCAGGGCATCTACGAACTGCGGCAGGTGAGGCCCCCGCCCTGTCCGCCCGGGCGCTTCGAGCGGGCCACGGAAGAGCACTCCTCACTCGTGCGGGAATGGGCGAGCCGCTTCCATGAGGACTGCTTCCACAACGACGAGTGCGGTCGATCGCTCCGGATTGCCGAGGCGAAGCTGCAAAGTGGGGACGTCTTCCTGTGGGTCGATGGCGGCGAGGCACGGGCGATGGCCGCACGAACGCGCCCCACGGCCAACGGCCAGGCCATCAGCTTCGTCTACACCCCGCCACAGCACCGGCGGAAGGGCTACGCGAGCGCCGTCGTCGCCCGCCTGTCGCAGCTCATCCTGGACAGCGGGAAGCAGTTCTGCACGCTCTACACGGACCTCGACAACCCCACGTCGAACAGCATCTACCGCAGGATCGGCTACCGCCGGGTGGCCGAGTCGATCGAGATCGGCTTCACATAGCGCCCGTGCCACACAAAAGGACTTCTTCAGCGAGTTCAGAGGCCGGCTGCCTTCACACGTCCAGGTCCCCGACCTCGCGAATCCAACCGCGAAGCCACTCGACGGACTCCAGGCCGATGTCCGTCAGCGTGCTGGCGCAGAAGACGATGCCGTCCAGGTCGCCGCTCCGGATCCCGTCCAGATAGCGCGCGCACTGGTACTCCATCTGCCCGGCCGTCATCGGCCGGCTTTCGCCGTAGTTCCACAGGTAGCAGCCGGCCAGGCGGCGTTTGCCCGGCGTGATGCGGCAGAGCTTCGCGACGTTCTCGTCGATCTTCGGCAGGTCGGAGCCGCGCCAGGTCCAGAGCGTGATCACGTCGCAGACGTCGAGGTAGGCGCGGTAGTCCTGCGCCAGTTGCCGCTGGTAGTAGACGACCCAGAGGTCGAGCGGCCGCACCTCGTTGTCGGCCAGGCGCCGCTTGGTCTCCTTCAGTTGGTCCAGGGAGACGCGGGGCTGCGCGTTGTCGACGAAGAAGTCGTCGAAGATGCCGCCGCAGACGTTCGGGAACAGGCGCGCCTGCCGGATCACCTCCTCCAGGTCGGTCGCCCCGGCATTGTTGCGCACGGAACTGCCGTCGCCGACGATCGACCACACCACCCGGTGCAGGTCCTTGAGCTTCTCCGACTCCGCGTCGAACGGCGGCAGCGGCCTGTTGCTCATCACGACGCGGCAGCAGTTGACAAGACCGAGATCACGCGCGCTCTCAGCCGGCCCCATGCGATTGACGCCGGGGAGCTTCCATTCGTTGCCGTGATAGGCGTGGTGCGTGCCGGCGTCCTGTCCCCAGAGCCAGAGCTTCTCCCGCAGTCTCATCGATCGCCTCCCGCCGGCGGCCGGTTCCGGCGCTGCCACTCGAAGATGGACGGCACGTCCGGCCGGGGCCGCGGGGGCATGCCGTCGGCGGCCTCCAGGATCACGCTCCCCTCGACCACGGCGGCGGACGGACTGCCGGCGAAGACCGCGCCGTTGCCCCCGTAGACGGTGTTCCCGACCATCGTCAGACCGCTCGTGCGCGCGGCGTCTTCGGCGACCACCGCGGCGAAGTCGTCGGCGACCGAGAACACGTTGCCCTTGATGACGTGATCGAACTGCGCACCGCGCATGAGGATGGCGGGGCCGCGCGAGAGGATGCGGTTGTGGAAGAAGAGCCAGTTCTCGTTCATCCCGCCCAGCACGATGCCGCAGGGGCCGTAGTGCATCATGCCCGGCTCGAAGACCACGTGCTCGGTGGTGTTCCGGAAGTCGCAGTTGTAGAAGCAGTTGCGCGGGCCGTTCGGGCCGTGGCTGCTGTCCGACGGCGGCGTCGCCCAGAAGGCGTGCCCATACGAGCCGCCGCCCGTGGGCCGGCCGCGCGGCTCGAGGATCACGCAGTTCTCCCACAGGTTCTCGTGACACCAGCCGGAATGCATCTGCCCGTCGCTGTAGTAAAACGTGGAGTTGCGGAACACGCAGCCGCTGCACGCCCAGTCGAGGTTGGGGGCGTGCCGCATGTTGCGCGTGGTGACGTTCTCCATCAGGCAGTCCGAGCTGTACTGCCATCCCACGTACGCGGTGCCGGCCCCGCCCATGTCGTGCGCGTGGTTGAACTCGCAGTCGCGGATCTCCATCCACTTCACGTGGGACCCGTAGAGGGGCATGCGGCCGGTCCAGTCCACGGTCACCCGGCGGCCCCAGCAGTTGACGGCCCGCAGGAAGAGCACGGTGCAGATCTTCGGCTCGCGGCGGGCCTGCGTGATGAAAAGGTCCTCGATGCCGCAGCGCTCGATGGGGGCGGCGCTCGTCACGTACGACGCGTCCGCCAGCGGGAAGTCGATGCGCAGCGGCTGGTTGATCGTGACGGTGCGGCCCTGTACGCGCTCGATGCGCACCATGGTTCGGCGCGGATTGTGCCGGCACAGGCTCTCGATCAGCAGCTGCCAGCGGTCCGTATTGTGGGCCTCGAGGGCCAGCCACTGGCCGGGCGCCAGACCGTCGGCGTCCTGCAGTTCCAGATGCGTGTCGCCGCGCCGCCCGTCGGCCGCCAGCAGGCGCTCATCCTCTTCGCCGCCGCCGGCGAAGGTGATGACGCCGTCCGTGATGCGCCCGCCGCTCTCGTTGTAGCGGATGACGATCCTGGTCTTGTCCCGACCGGCGCCGCGGATGACGACCCCGTTCTGCCGGATCAGCACCTTGCGGTCGAGGTGGTAGGTCCCCTCGCCCAGCAGCACGGCCCCGCCGCCCGCCCGGCCGGCCGCGCTGCAGGCCGTCTGGAGCGCATCCGAGTCGTCCCGGTCGTCGTCGGCGCGGCCGCCGAAGTCCTCGATCCGGCAGAAGGCCCGCACGTCCGGAATCCCCCCCTGCACGCCCGCACCCGTCCAGTCGGGAAACCAGGTCTCGCCGTCGGGGCCGAGCACGTCAGCAGCCGTGCCGCCCTGCCTGTACTGCGGAGGCCACGGCGTCGAGGCGGCCTCCGCGCCCTGCAGGCCCGATTCCACGGCCATCAGCACGCCGCACGCGGTCAGAACGACAACCAGCATCTCCACTGTACCCATTGCACTTCCCCCGGGAGGTCTCCCGGCTCCTCGGAACAGACGTGGTCGGCTGACGACGGCAGGGCTCGCTTACGGCATGAGTTCGCAGACGACGCGGAAGCCGTGGTCGGCCACCCGGTTGGACGCACGATCGCGCCCGCGCGCGGCGGACCGAAGCGGCACAGGGTAGTCGAACCAGGAGCCACCGCGCACGACGCGGTAGGCTCCCCGGGCAGGCCCCGTCGGATCCTCGGCGGAGACCACGGATCGATAGGCCCCCGAGTCATACCAGTCCAGACACCACTCCCAGACATTCCCGTGCATGTCGTACAGCCCCCAGGCGTTGGGCAACCGGCCGCCGACGTCCTGAGATCGCCCGCCGGAGTTGCGCGAGTACCAGCCTGCAGTGTCCAGCCGCTGCGGGTCGGCCCCGAAGCTGTACGACTCGGTCGAACCCGCACGGCAGGCGTATTCCCATTCGGCTTCAGTGGGCAGGCGGTACGTGCAGTCCTCCGCCTCCGAGAGCCGCCGGCAGAACTCCACGGCGTCATGCCACGACACGCTGTCCACGGGACGGCGAGCGCCCGGGAACTGCGACGGGTTCCCGCCCATCACCGCCTCATACTGCTCCTGCGTCACCTCGAAGGCGCCGATGAGGAACGGGCGCGTGATCCTCACCTCATGCTGAGGCCGCTCGCTGCCGTCCCGGGCCGGCTCGCCGCGCGGGCTGCCCATCGCGAAGGCGCCGGCAGGCACAGCGGCAAGCTCCATCCCGATGGAGTTGCGGTAGTAGACGACGTCCACCACCGTCTCCCCGTCCGGAGTCGCCGCCGTGACGCGGCGCGCCTCCGCAGTCCATCCCGCCGGCACGTCCGACGCCGCCATGGCCGGCGGCGTCGTCTCCGGTCCACCCGGTCCCGTCTTCGCCTGTAGCTCTGCCATTGTCCTGGCATCCCGGGCTGCCGTGCTGGTGTCCGCCGCCGGACGGTCCGCGTGCGCCGTCACCCCTGCAGCCCTCTGGCGGCTCCGGCTCTGTTCGGACAGCGTCGTCCCATGGGGGGGGTCCTGCATACGCATCGTCTGCGCGTCCGCGCAACGCCCGGTCGCAGACAGGGCGCACCCGCAGATCGCGCAGGCGATGGGAAGGAAGAGCAGAGGGCGCACGATCGTATCGGCCCATTCATGTTCGGGCATCGCAAGGCCGGCTCCGTGCCGGCACAGCCCGCCGGATCGGGCGGTTCACTGACCTATTGTACGTCCCGACCCGACAACATCAACGTCCGGCGCCCCGTCGCCGCGGAGCGGGACGGCCGCCGGGAGCCCGCCCCTACAGCCCGACCAGCCGAGCGATGTCGTTCCAGGTCACGTAGACGACGAGCATCAGAAGCAGCGCCAGGCCGACGGCGTTGGAGAGCAGGAGCGCGCGTTCGCCCAGACGGCGTCCGCGCAGCTTCTCCATGAGGATGAACAGCAGGTGCCCGCCGTCCAGCACGGGGATCGGCAGGATGTTCAGGAACGCCAGCGACCCGCTGATGACGGCCGTCAGGTAGAGCAACTTGCCCAGGCCCTGCTGAGCGGCGCGGTATGAGACGACGGCAATCGACACGATGCCGCCCATCTGCTCGGTGCTGACGCTGCGGGTCGCGAACCCCCGCACCATCAGGACGATCTCCGCCAGCGTCTGCCATGTGTTCACGACGCCCTTCTGCACGGCGGCCAGGACGCCATACCGCTGCAGGACGGTCTTCGGCCTCTCGCAGAGGAAACCCGGGTGACCCACGGCAAGGGTGGGGTCCTCGACCGGCAGCATCTCGGCCGCCACGATCTGGCCGTCGCGCAGCCATCGGACCACGCGCGGGTCATCTCCCCCGCCGGCGAGCGCGCGGCCGATGTCGCTCCAGGCGCTGACCTCCTTCTTTCCGATACCCACGATCACGTCGCCGGGCCGCAGGCCGGCCTCCCAGGCCGGGCTGCCCTCCCGGACCCAGGTCATCTCGGGTCCCGTCTCGAAGAGGACGCTGCGGCGGAACCGCGCCAGCGAGACCCTGTCGGGCAGCGTCAGCGCCACGGTCACCTCGCCGCCGTCGCGTTCGACCGTCAGCGCCATCTCGCCCAGTTGCTCGCGGGCCACCAGCTCCAGGTCGATGCCGCTGCCGACGGGCACGCCGTTCAGGGCCGTGATGCGGTCGCCCGCCCGCAGGCCCGCCTGCTCGGCCTCGCCGCCGGCGGCCACCGCCTCCACGACCGCGGTCAGGCCGGAGATGCCCAGGCCCTTCTGGGGCGATGCGACCATGCGCGGCCGCACGGTGAGCGGCTGCCCTTCCCGCTC contains:
- a CDS encoding type II/IV secretion system protein, which produces MRSEGISEGNETPARALDRQVLADVLARRRATGESLGRCMAAHGWRDEAEGLRALAAALGVRFVDLGETQIDPEAGKRLPADLLQRARAMPLAVTDGRLLLAMEDPLDFDTVDCIRTLTGKTVDRAVCTAADMDAAMQVFHGQAVERMLEHFAVDAERPDQNHLEVGQLREMASEPTVVNLVNLLIVRAVRDRASDIHVEPFEAELKVRYRIDGVLHEMPSPPKHLHPAIVSRVKIMADMNIAERFVPQDGHIELNVAGHEVDVRVATIPTIHGECIVLRLLDKSSFLLGLDDLGFEPETVTPYRRLLNHPHGIILVCGPTGSGKTTTLYASLASIYTPERKFITIEDPVEYELPGVNQIAVRPKRGLTFANGLRSIVRQDPDIIMVGEIRDGETADIAVRAALTGHLVFSTLHTNDACEAIPRLLDMGVEPYLAASALRGIVAQRLVRTLCPACKERRAAGSEELERLRRELGQEVEQPVLHQAVGCRECKETGFRGRSAIAELLVIDDDLRDAMLRHASAAEIRRAAGPGMLTMRQAGCRRVVRGLTTAEEVLRVTQADEYSNGRSANGPAAV
- a CDS encoding GNAT family N-acetyltransferase, which gives rise to MVYTEHKDAGGFLAVAHEALEEQESANGLMLGVCKRLAEAPDAHDTPPYLATVEAAGRLCVAAVMTPPYNVQVFQPDGADAGGLGPVADALQRGGWSVPGVIGTTNTAEAFAALWAGRTGAALRTTMRQGIYELRQVRPPPCPPGRFERATEEHSSLVREWASRFHEDCFHNDECGRSLRIAEAKLQSGDVFLWVDGGEARAMAARTRPTANGQAISFVYTPPQHRRKGYASAVVARLSQLILDSGKQFCTLYTDLDNPTSNSIYRRIGYRRVAESIEIGFT
- a CDS encoding formylglycine-generating enzyme family protein gives rise to the protein MAELQAKTGPGGPETTPPAMAASDVPAGWTAEARRVTAATPDGETVVDVVYYRNSIGMELAAVPAGAFAMGSPRGEPARDGSERPQHEVRITRPFLIGAFEVTQEQYEAVMGGNPSQFPGARRPVDSVSWHDAVEFCRRLSEAEDCTYRLPTEAEWEYACRAGSTESYSFGADPQRLDTAGWYSRNSGGRSQDVGGRLPNAWGLYDMHGNVWEWCLDWYDSGAYRSVVSAEDPTGPARGAYRVVRGGSWFDYPVPLRSAARGRDRASNRVADHGFRVVCELMP
- a CDS encoding PDZ domain-containing protein; this encodes MFASALNGVMAVIAVSLLIVVHEFGHLIAAKAVGMRVEVFAIGFWKKLIGVRVGETEYRICLIPLGGYVKVSGDDSAPGKAEPHEFWSKTPGQRALFVLGGVTMNLVLAVGLFIVAFAIGVPFTVGEVGRVLPGEPAWQAGLQAGDRIVAVDGMQNPTFEDLIRRVALGGKDQLYLHVERDGSLMDFAVAPRYHSGAGMRMIGVEPPVEPVVTKLTDVDGQEDAGPAVEAGMRPGDVVLAIAGRPVATAFELDTELADFEPGDEVELLIEREGQPLTVRPRMVASPQKGLGISGLTAVVEAVAAGGEAEQAGLRAGDRITALNGVPVGSGIDLELVAREQLGEMALTVERDGGEVTVALTLPDRVSLARFRRSVLFETGPEMTWVREGSPAWEAGLRPGDVIVGIGKKEVSAWSDIGRALAGGGDDPRVVRWLRDGQIVAAEMLPVEDPTLAVGHPGFLCERPKTVLQRYGVLAAVQKGVVNTWQTLAEIVLMVRGFATRSVSTEQMGGIVSIAVVSYRAAQQGLGKLLYLTAVISGSLAFLNILPIPVLDGGHLLFILMEKLRGRRLGERALLLSNAVGLALLLMLVVYVTWNDIARLVGL